A genomic stretch from Pseudomonas alkylphenolica includes:
- a CDS encoding LysR substrate-binding domain-containing protein, whose product MNNLPSLDDLNIFLQVAKRASFAAVADELGMSAAFISKRIRVLEQTLEVRLLHRTTRRVTVSEEGERVYQWAQQIFDAVQRMGDDISAQHREPTGQLRIASSLGLGRRFVAPALSELAERYPRLDVRLDVHDRLVDLIEEGVDLDIRVGNTISPNLIAKPLAKNRRVLCASPAYLARRGTPKVLAELGSHDCLVIKERDHPFGIWQLEGPNGEESVRVTGSLSSNHGEVAHQWCLDGRGILLRSWWDVHDSLADGRLVQVLGDYHQPADIWAVYTSPLASSAKVRVAVEFFRQYFAERYSLPELG is encoded by the coding sequence GTGAATAATCTTCCGAGCCTCGACGACCTCAATATCTTCCTTCAGGTGGCCAAACGCGCCAGCTTTGCCGCCGTGGCCGACGAACTGGGGATGTCCGCCGCGTTCATCAGCAAACGCATACGTGTGCTCGAGCAGACCCTTGAGGTGCGCCTGCTGCATCGCACCACCCGGCGGGTGACCGTGAGCGAGGAGGGCGAGCGGGTTTACCAATGGGCGCAGCAGATCTTCGATGCGGTGCAGCGCATGGGTGACGACATCAGCGCCCAGCACCGCGAGCCTACAGGTCAGCTGCGCATTGCCAGCAGCCTGGGCCTGGGGCGGCGCTTTGTGGCGCCGGCCTTGTCGGAGCTGGCCGAGCGTTATCCGCGTCTGGACGTTCGTCTGGATGTTCATGATCGCCTGGTCGACCTGATCGAAGAGGGCGTCGACCTGGATATCCGGGTCGGCAACACGATTTCGCCCAATCTGATTGCCAAGCCGCTGGCCAAGAACCGCCGGGTGCTGTGCGCCTCACCGGCCTATCTGGCGCGGCGTGGAACGCCGAAAGTGCTGGCTGAGCTGGGCAGCCATGATTGTCTGGTGATCAAAGAACGCGACCATCCTTTCGGCATCTGGCAACTGGAAGGGCCCAATGGCGAGGAAAGCGTGCGGGTGACCGGCAGCCTGTCGAGCAACCATGGCGAAGTGGCGCACCAGTGGTGTCTGGATGGGCGCGGGATCTTGCTACGTTCGTGGTGGGATGTGCATGACAGCCTGGCAGACGGGCGCTTGGTTCAGGTGTTGGGCGACTATCATCAGCCGGCGGATATCTGGGCGGTGTACACCTCGCCCTTGGCCAGCTCGGCCAAGGTGCGGGTGGCGGTGGAGTTTTTCCGCCAGTACTTTGCCGAACGCTATAGCCTGCCGGAACTAGGCTAA
- a CDS encoding DUF4225 domain-containing protein yields MAKPSNKSKLSMNDFWEVSHAAAQFTGFACTISARHLQDDQTRMQFNRELAYFARRVVRDVEERRLSPQEGLRELKAEQQSLLSESHRIVTQTLGLIGGTVQVASGAGICYGSVGTLCAPLGAPLIIHGGNNIYENARNLYERSRDVEGPVRKAYQGVAKQLGYSETEGNMAYLTGDLAMSGAGLLRQALKPDAWRLYRYIKTDHERAYKQMSKKALAMELLLDAQSAQQLNAERKK; encoded by the coding sequence ATGGCGAAGCCGAGCAACAAGTCGAAACTGAGCATGAATGACTTCTGGGAAGTCAGCCATGCCGCGGCGCAGTTTACCGGTTTCGCCTGCACGATCAGTGCGCGGCATCTGCAGGATGACCAAACGCGCATGCAGTTCAATCGTGAACTTGCTTATTTCGCGCGACGGGTGGTTCGGGATGTGGAAGAGCGGCGGCTGAGTCCACAGGAGGGACTGCGGGAGTTAAAGGCGGAGCAGCAGAGTTTGCTCAGTGAGTCGCATCGCATTGTCACCCAAACACTGGGTTTGATCGGAGGGACCGTTCAAGTCGCGTCTGGGGCCGGTATTTGCTATGGCTCAGTAGGGACTCTGTGCGCCCCCCTCGGAGCGCCGCTAATAATACATGGCGGTAATAATATCTATGAAAATGCAAGAAATCTTTACGAAAGGAGCCGCGATGTTGAAGGACCGGTGCGCAAAGCTTATCAGGGCGTCGCAAAACAGCTTGGCTACAGTGAAACTGAAGGCAATATGGCGTACTTGACGGGGGATCTTGCTATGTCTGGCGCTGGTTTGCTACGTCAAGCGTTGAAGCCTGACGCATGGCGGCTCTACCGTTATATTAAAACCGATCATGAGCGAGCGTACAAACAAATGAGTAAAAAGGCGCTAGCCATGGAGCTTTTGCTAGATGCACAGTCAGCACAACAACTTAATGCCGAGCGCAAAAAATGA
- a CDS encoding amidohydrolase: protein MRLKQKQHLTLCSIALLAGISGCSQTPVPVVGSNTVYLNGEIYTQDGQHRKVEAIAVANDRFVYTGNREGAESFIKQGFQVVDLGGKMVLPGLHDNHIHVLGTVALDVCDLEGKAVNLDQLASKVKECLPRYASEPGAWLKIDQWVPYEGNEPTANYKTIRQALDAAADGHPIILSGVDGHASAYNSKALSMAEDEQGNSVGFTAKTLAKGGVFAELAPYVSLDTGVVRDAAKEKIPVGNFDMFAQKPGDPRGEKVYGEILPEVAKVMAQSGITSIQDACSNDFIREQLVKMQKQDLLNMRVTAATCFIDDDYKGKVDIAGHLKKAQEVRAAFADNPLIKADAVKIFADGVLEGDSFSTPPFSPNAGMLHNYQTPHLKLNADTGVVTVTKDSEDSKKNGIVNYKAEDFKNYASALDADGFSIHVHSVGDRATRVAVDALEAARQRNGNKHIPHTIAHLQVIHPDDQRRLGELGVYLTYTYAWINQQPDYDVLITPFLEKSKKGQDINDLLYNKNSYTWNAIYPVQSSAKTGAVLVAGSDAPVDSRDPRPFMNIAAGITRAIPGEPAYNAEQSATLEQMLDAYTINGARAVRQDQLIGSIEPGKSADFIVLDRNLFDLVEQGKPEQIADTKVLQTVFRGKTVYSQ from the coding sequence ATGCGCTTAAAACAAAAACAACACTTAACGCTTTGCTCCATCGCCTTGCTCGCCGGGATCAGCGGCTGCAGCCAGACGCCTGTGCCAGTTGTCGGCAGCAACACGGTGTACCTCAACGGCGAGATTTACACGCAGGATGGCCAGCACCGCAAGGTCGAAGCGATCGCCGTTGCCAACGACAGGTTCGTCTATACCGGCAACCGGGAGGGCGCGGAATCCTTCATCAAGCAAGGTTTTCAGGTGGTCGATCTGGGCGGCAAGATGGTTTTGCCAGGCCTGCACGACAACCATATCCATGTGCTGGGCACCGTCGCCCTGGATGTCTGCGACCTTGAAGGCAAGGCAGTAAACCTCGATCAGCTGGCCAGCAAGGTGAAGGAATGCCTGCCGCGCTACGCCAGCGAGCCCGGTGCCTGGCTGAAGATCGATCAGTGGGTTCCCTATGAGGGCAATGAACCGACGGCCAACTACAAAACCATCCGCCAGGCCCTCGATGCGGCCGCCGATGGCCATCCGATCATCTTGTCCGGGGTCGATGGCCATGCCAGCGCCTACAACTCCAAAGCCTTGAGCATGGCCGAGGATGAACAGGGCAACAGCGTTGGCTTCACTGCCAAAACCCTGGCCAAGGGTGGTGTGTTCGCCGAGCTGGCGCCCTACGTCAGCCTGGACACCGGCGTAGTGCGCGACGCGGCCAAAGAGAAAATTCCGGTCGGAAACTTCGACATGTTTGCGCAAAAGCCCGGCGATCCACGCGGCGAAAAGGTCTATGGCGAGATCTTGCCGGAGGTGGCCAAGGTCATGGCGCAAAGCGGCATCACCAGCATTCAGGATGCTTGCAGCAATGACTTCATCCGCGAACAGTTGGTGAAGATGCAGAAGCAGGATCTGCTGAACATGCGGGTCACCGCCGCCACCTGCTTCATTGACGACGATTACAAGGGCAAGGTGGACATTGCCGGGCACCTGAAAAAAGCGCAGGAGGTGCGTGCTGCGTTCGCGGACAATCCGTTGATCAAGGCCGATGCGGTGAAGATATTTGCCGACGGTGTGCTCGAAGGGGATTCCTTCAGCACGCCGCCGTTCTCACCCAATGCCGGAATGCTGCACAACTATCAGACCCCCCACCTCAAGCTCAACGCCGACACCGGGGTTGTCACCGTTACCAAGGACAGCGAAGACTCGAAGAAAAACGGCATCGTCAATTACAAGGCTGAAGACTTCAAGAACTACGCCAGCGCCCTCGATGCCGATGGCTTCAGCATTCACGTCCACAGTGTTGGCGACCGCGCCACGCGTGTCGCGGTAGATGCCCTGGAAGCTGCCCGTCAGCGTAATGGCAACAAACACATCCCGCATACCATTGCCCATCTGCAGGTCATCCACCCGGACGATCAACGCCGCCTTGGCGAGCTCGGGGTGTACCTCACCTACACTTACGCCTGGATCAACCAGCAGCCCGACTATGACGTGCTGATCACACCGTTCCTGGAAAAAAGCAAAAAGGGTCAGGACATCAACGACCTGCTTTATAACAAAAACAGTTACACCTGGAACGCCATCTACCCGGTGCAAAGCTCTGCCAAAACCGGCGCAGTACTGGTCGCCGGCAGTGACGCGCCGGTCGACTCACGCGACCCGCGTCCTTTCATGAACATCGCCGCCGGCATTACCCGCGCCATACCTGGTGAGCCGGCCTACAATGCAGAGCAGTCGGCGACGCTGGAACAGATGCTCGATGCCTACACCATCAACGGTGCCCGCGCGGTTCGGCAGGACCAACTGATCGGCTCGATCGAGCCGGGCAAGTCGGCTGACTTCATCGTTCTCGACCGCAACCTGTTCGACTTGGTTGAGCAAGGAAAACCCGAACAAATCGCCGACACCAAAGTGCTGCAGACGGTCTTCCGCGGAAAGACGGTGTACAGCCAGTAG
- a CDS encoding LysR family transcriptional regulator translates to MHFDLSDLRLLSAIAASGSLSKAAASIPVAISAASTRLRLFEERCGITVFTRTAGGMQLTPTGRLVLEAASSVLGEAQKLQDTLKELAGQRRITLRLAATTVTTSSLLPAVLGSFLADYPEVDLQLTEYRSADVMRAVLTGECEIGVYDGSVISDGVLSLPFRSERLVMLVPNGHPLAEREQTRLRDALGYPFIGMPAERAMQRFVEERAMKLAMPLQIRVRAPSFEAIAQLVAQRAGIAMLPETTARRMEQELPVRVVLLEEGWATLELRLCIKGWESLSTHGRQLVSFLSQ, encoded by the coding sequence GTGCACTTTGATCTCTCTGATTTGCGCCTGCTGAGCGCCATTGCCGCCTCCGGCAGTCTGAGCAAGGCCGCTGCCAGCATCCCGGTTGCTATCTCGGCCGCCAGCACCCGCCTGCGCCTGTTCGAGGAGCGTTGCGGCATCACCGTATTCACCCGTACGGCCGGTGGCATGCAACTGACACCGACCGGTCGGCTGGTGCTGGAGGCTGCCAGCAGCGTACTTGGCGAAGCGCAAAAGCTGCAGGACACCTTAAAGGAGCTCGCCGGCCAACGCCGCATCACCCTGCGCCTGGCCGCCACCACCGTGACCACCAGCAGCCTGTTGCCCGCGGTGCTTGGCTCGTTTCTGGCCGACTACCCGGAAGTCGATCTGCAACTGACCGAGTACCGCAGCGCTGATGTCATGCGTGCCGTGCTCACTGGCGAGTGTGAAATCGGCGTATATGACGGCAGCGTTATCAGCGATGGGGTGCTGTCGTTGCCGTTTCGCAGCGAGCGGCTGGTGATGCTGGTGCCGAACGGGCACCCATTGGCAGAACGTGAACAGACGCGTCTGCGCGATGCCCTGGGGTACCCCTTCATCGGTATGCCGGCCGAGCGGGCCATGCAACGCTTTGTCGAAGAGCGGGCGATGAAACTGGCCATGCCCCTGCAGATCCGCGTACGCGCGCCCAGCTTTGAAGCCATCGCCCAACTGGTGGCTCAGCGTGCCGGGATTGCCATGCTGCCGGAGACCACGGCTCGGCGTATGGAGCAAGAACTACCGGTGCGTGTGGTGCTGCTTGAAGAGGGCTGGGCGACGCTTGAACTGCGGCTGTGCATCAAGGGGTGGGAGTCGCTCAGTACCCATGGTCGTCAGTTGGTCAGCTTTCTGTCGCAGTAG
- a CDS encoding TetR/AcrR family transcriptional regulator: MTSLDLKMRREPRQQRTLAIIQKIEQATLALLKEGGIGLLNTNAIAERCDIDIKSLYRFFPNKEAIVYRLAEQWLEEIRRRQQAIYQSDLGLVEIWDALDDMIDGIEQQFSGYGALWQAMDVIPALHGLEQAHETLQIDNMVVLLRKHGCCWPQKDITELARYLYRTWDVVKQGSIEQGEARGLMWRAHKKWQHRLLLSAVKCRDSAEFEQGLAD; encoded by the coding sequence ATGACTTCGCTAGATTTGAAGATGCGCCGCGAGCCGCGCCAGCAACGCACCCTGGCGATCATCCAGAAGATTGAACAGGCGACGCTGGCACTGCTCAAGGAAGGCGGTATTGGCCTGCTCAATACCAACGCCATCGCCGAACGCTGCGACATTGACATCAAGTCGCTGTACCGCTTTTTCCCGAACAAGGAAGCCATCGTCTATCGCCTGGCCGAGCAGTGGCTGGAGGAAATACGCCGGCGGCAACAGGCGATTTATCAGAGCGATCTGGGCCTGGTTGAAATCTGGGACGCGCTCGATGACATGATCGACGGGATCGAGCAGCAGTTTTCCGGCTATGGCGCACTCTGGCAGGCCATGGATGTCATTCCGGCGTTACATGGCCTGGAGCAAGCGCACGAGACACTGCAGATCGACAACATGGTGGTGCTGCTCAGAAAGCACGGCTGCTGCTGGCCGCAGAAGGACATCACCGAACTGGCCAGGTATTTGTACCGGACCTGGGATGTGGTCAAGCAAGGCAGCATCGAGCAAGGCGAAGCGCGTGGGCTGATGTGGCGTGCGCATAAAAAGTGGCAGCATCGCCTGCTGTTGTCGGCGGTTAAATGCCGGGACAGTGCCGAGTTTGAACAGGGTCTGGCAGATTAA
- a CDS encoding nucleotidyltransferase family protein, with protein sequence MTLTVDSLVSIAMTNPINAELAARLPALGLSQCMLTAGCLFQAVWNHQANQPTAWGIKDYDVFYFDDDLSWAAENEVIKAAQQLFQDLGVNVEVKNQARVHLWYGERFGRPYPQLMSARDGVDRYLIAGTCIGLDVGNGELYAPYGLTDIEHGLLRINPNNAQPDLFEQKAKSYQARWPWLKIITPC encoded by the coding sequence ATGACATTGACTGTCGACAGTTTGGTCAGCATCGCCATGACCAACCCTATAAACGCCGAGCTTGCTGCACGTTTGCCAGCGTTGGGCCTGAGTCAGTGCATGCTGACGGCCGGCTGTCTTTTCCAGGCGGTCTGGAATCATCAGGCGAACCAGCCAACGGCGTGGGGCATCAAGGACTACGACGTTTTTTACTTCGACGATGACCTGTCCTGGGCGGCCGAGAACGAGGTCATCAAGGCCGCTCAACAGCTGTTTCAGGACCTTGGGGTGAATGTCGAGGTGAAGAATCAGGCGCGCGTTCATCTCTGGTACGGCGAGCGCTTCGGCAGGCCGTATCCTCAGCTGATGTCAGCCCGAGACGGAGTTGATCGTTACCTGATTGCCGGTACCTGTATCGGGCTGGATGTCGGGAACGGTGAGCTCTATGCACCCTACGGCCTGACCGACATTGAACACGGGCTGCTACGGATCAATCCGAACAATGCACAGCCTGATCTGTTCGAGCAAAAGGCAAAAAGCTACCAGGCGCGCTGGCCGTGGCTGAAGATAATCACTCCATGCTGA
- a CDS encoding tartrate dehydrogenase, with translation MSKTFRIAAIPGDGIGIEVLPEGIRVVEAAARKHGLDISFEFFEWASCDYYLAHGKMMPDDWFEQLKDFDALYFGAVGWPDKVPDHISLWGSLLKFRRDFDQYVNIRPVRLFPGVPCPLAGREPGDIDFVVIRENTEGEYSSLGGRMFEGTENEFVLQESVFTRRGVDRILKYAFDVAQTRERKHVTSATKSNGMAVSMPYWDERTAAMAANYPEISWDKQHIDILCARFVLQPDRFDVVVASNLFGDILSDLGPACAGTIGIAPSANLNPERKFPSLFEPVHGSAPDIFGKNIANPIAMIWSGALMLEFLGNDGADPRYRAAHDDILKAIEQVIAAGDTTRDMGGQKSTQEVGRAITALIEG, from the coding sequence ATGAGCAAGACTTTCAGAATCGCCGCCATCCCTGGTGACGGCATCGGCATCGAAGTTCTCCCCGAAGGTATCCGCGTGGTCGAGGCCGCTGCGCGCAAGCATGGTCTGGACATCAGCTTCGAATTCTTCGAGTGGGCCAGCTGCGATTACTACCTGGCCCACGGCAAGATGATGCCGGATGACTGGTTCGAACAACTGAAGGACTTCGACGCCCTGTACTTCGGTGCGGTCGGCTGGCCGGACAAGGTCCCGGACCACATCTCGCTGTGGGGCTCGCTGCTCAAGTTCCGCCGCGACTTCGACCAGTACGTCAACATTCGCCCGGTACGCCTGTTCCCTGGCGTGCCCTGCCCGCTGGCCGGCCGCGAGCCGGGCGACATCGACTTCGTGGTAATCCGCGAGAACACCGAAGGCGAATACTCGTCCCTGGGCGGACGCATGTTCGAAGGCACCGAAAACGAGTTCGTCCTGCAGGAATCGGTGTTCACCCGCCGTGGTGTCGACCGCATCCTCAAGTACGCCTTCGACGTGGCCCAGACCCGCGAGCGCAAGCACGTCACCTCGGCGACCAAGTCCAACGGCATGGCCGTGAGCATGCCTTACTGGGACGAGCGCACCGCCGCCATGGCTGCCAATTATCCGGAAATCAGCTGGGACAAGCAGCACATTGATATTCTCTGCGCCCGTTTCGTGCTGCAGCCGGACCGCTTTGACGTAGTCGTAGCCTCGAACCTGTTCGGCGACATCCTCTCCGACCTCGGCCCGGCCTGCGCCGGCACCATCGGTATCGCGCCATCGGCCAACCTCAACCCCGAGCGCAAGTTCCCGTCGCTGTTCGAGCCGGTGCACGGCTCGGCCCCGGATATCTTCGGCAAGAACATCGCCAACCCGATCGCGATGATCTGGTCCGGCGCGCTGATGCTCGAGTTCCTCGGCAACGACGGTGCCGACCCACGCTACCGCGCCGCCCACGACGACATCCTCAAGGCCATCGAGCAGGTCATTGCTGCCGGTGACACCACCCGCGACATGGGCGGGCAGAAGTCCACCCAGGAAGTGGGCCGGGCGATCACCGCACTGATCGAAGGTTGA
- a CDS encoding VOC family protein has translation MTSKNTICLWFDGTALDAATFYAKTFPDSTVVAVHHAPGDYPSGKKGDVLTVEFTVMGIPCLGLNGGPMFQHSEAFSFQVATDDQAETDRLWNAIVGNGGEESACGWCKDKWGLSWQITPRILTAAISNPDRAAAKRAFEAMMEMGKIDIAGIEAALKG, from the coding sequence ATGACCAGCAAGAATACGATTTGCCTGTGGTTTGACGGCACGGCGCTGGACGCTGCGACGTTCTACGCCAAGACCTTTCCGGACAGCACCGTGGTGGCCGTTCATCACGCGCCTGGCGACTACCCTTCGGGCAAAAAAGGCGATGTGCTGACGGTGGAGTTCACGGTGATGGGCATCCCCTGCCTGGGGCTCAACGGCGGTCCGATGTTCCAGCACAGCGAGGCGTTTTCGTTCCAGGTTGCCACGGATGACCAGGCCGAAACGGATCGCCTGTGGAACGCGATTGTCGGCAATGGCGGCGAGGAAAGTGCCTGTGGCTGGTGCAAGGACAAATGGGGGCTTTCGTGGCAGATCACGCCTCGCATCCTGACGGCGGCAATTAGCAACCCTGATCGGGCAGCAGCCAAGCGTGCATTCGAAGCGATGATGGAAATGGGCAAGATCGACATTGCCGGGATTGAAGCGGCGCTCAAAGGCTGA
- a CDS encoding DMT family transporter — protein MNKLRGFCQRCVENGSLFAVLSALGFSLKAIFVKLSYAASQVDAITLLAMRMGLSLPLFAWLVWASRGPANAPMTLADGVRVMLLGLFGYYLASLFDFYGLQYISAGLERLILFTYPTLVLVFQAIALRERPTLRTLAAMGLCYLGLGIAFVHDVSANGMGGQVMLGAAWVFASAVTYALYYSGTGMMLKRMSSMRLAGLAGSASSLMVLAHYLLTADTHLLWQLPSAVWVYAALMALVSTVLPIYWVALAIQRMGATHTAAVGNLGPVLTVLASWAVLSEEVSLYQIIGLALVLFGVSRLKPVRAKGETQVSGQASTAAQKT, from the coding sequence ATGAATAAATTACGTGGGTTTTGCCAGCGTTGCGTCGAAAACGGCAGCCTGTTTGCAGTGCTGTCGGCACTCGGTTTCAGCCTCAAGGCGATTTTCGTCAAGCTGTCTTATGCGGCCAGTCAGGTGGATGCAATCACGCTGCTGGCGATGCGCATGGGTTTGTCGTTGCCACTGTTTGCCTGGCTGGTGTGGGCCAGCCGCGGCCCGGCCAATGCGCCCATGACCCTTGCCGATGGTGTACGGGTGATGCTGCTGGGACTGTTCGGTTATTACCTGGCGAGCCTGTTCGATTTCTACGGGCTGCAGTACATCAGTGCCGGGCTTGAGCGGCTGATTCTGTTCACTTACCCGACCCTGGTGCTGGTGTTCCAGGCCATCGCCCTGCGCGAACGCCCTACCCTGCGCACCCTGGCGGCGATGGGTTTGTGCTACCTGGGCCTGGGCATCGCCTTCGTGCACGACGTCAGCGCCAACGGAATGGGCGGCCAGGTGATGCTCGGCGCGGCATGGGTGTTTGCCAGTGCGGTGACCTACGCGCTGTATTACTCAGGCACCGGCATGATGCTCAAGCGCATGAGTTCCATGCGCCTGGCCGGGCTTGCGGGCAGTGCGTCGTCGTTGATGGTGCTGGCGCACTATCTGCTGACGGCCGATACCCACCTGCTCTGGCAGCTGCCCTCTGCGGTATGGGTGTACGCGGCGTTGATGGCTCTGGTTTCCACGGTGTTGCCGATCTATTGGGTGGCGCTGGCGATTCAGCGCATGGGCGCCACCCATACCGCCGCGGTCGGTAATCTCGGGCCGGTGCTGACGGTGCTGGCGTCATGGGCTGTGCTCAGCGAAGAAGTCTCGCTGTACCAGATCATCGGGCTGGCCTTGGTGTTGTTCGGGGTGTCGCGGCTCAAGCCGGTGCGGGCCAAAGGCGAGACGCAAGTGTCTGGACAGGCCAGCACGGCGGCGCAAAAAACATAG
- a CDS encoding carbonic anhydrase yields MCKSCDSTSSSNTTDRRRFLRIAGLGAGALLLSGALPGRFVTAAEKTAAPPKPQNAINPDQALQRLIAGNERYVSGNSDTHDFKDEREALVSGQNPFVAVLSCSDSRIAPEYAFDTARGDLFAIRVAGNFVTGEGLASLEYAVAVLGTPLILVLGHESCGAIDAGIKALKDSTVFPGHIPKLTEALKPSIEKVLKQPGNLMENATAQNVKDSVQSLKGATPLITDALDKGKLKIVGGVYRLATGKVELIA; encoded by the coding sequence ATGTGTAAGTCATGTGATTCAACTTCTTCTTCAAACACAACTGATCGTCGTCGTTTTCTTCGCATTGCCGGACTTGGAGCAGGTGCCCTGCTGCTGTCCGGTGCGCTGCCTGGCAGGTTTGTCACGGCGGCCGAAAAAACGGCTGCGCCCCCCAAACCGCAAAACGCAATCAACCCCGACCAGGCGCTACAACGGCTGATTGCAGGCAATGAACGCTATGTCAGCGGAAACTCGGACACACACGATTTCAAGGACGAGCGCGAAGCCTTGGTGTCCGGCCAGAACCCGTTCGTGGCGGTGCTCAGTTGTTCCGACTCGCGGATCGCCCCCGAATACGCGTTCGACACCGCACGCGGTGACCTTTTTGCGATTCGCGTGGCCGGCAACTTCGTCACCGGCGAAGGCCTGGCCAGCCTTGAGTACGCCGTCGCCGTACTCGGCACACCGTTGATCCTGGTACTCGGCCATGAAAGCTGTGGCGCGATCGATGCCGGAATCAAAGCGCTGAAAGATTCCACCGTGTTCCCCGGGCACATTCCGAAACTGACGGAGGCACTCAAGCCCTCTATCGAGAAGGTCCTCAAACAACCCGGCAACTTGATGGAAAATGCCACGGCGCAAAATGTCAAAGACTCGGTCCAGAGCCTTAAGGGCGCCACGCCCTTGATCACCGATGCGCTCGACAAGGGCAAGTTGAAAATCGTCGGCGGCGTCTATCGCCTGGCCACCGGCAAAGTCGAGCTGATTGCCTGA
- a CDS encoding DUF6124 family protein, with translation MTKIVPDPPPTTQTSTTFGSCNGSHDPLFAVRAGVSSEDALVHASVLLKSAYQTNAHACDMVNEEVRGLLWATEQSLEMSLALVEALLDEVEARSATAAVLRRTQQAEQASVKS, from the coding sequence ATGACAAAAATAGTCCCCGATCCCCCACCCACCACGCAAACCAGCACCACCTTCGGCTCCTGCAACGGCAGCCACGATCCGCTCTTCGCCGTCCGTGCCGGTGTTTCTTCCGAAGACGCCCTGGTCCACGCCTCCGTCCTGCTCAAAAGCGCCTACCAGACCAACGCCCACGCCTGTGACATGGTCAACGAAGAAGTGCGCGGCTTGCTTTGGGCTACGGAGCAATCGCTGGAGATGAGCCTGGCGCTGGTGGAAGCACTACTGGATGAAGTCGAAGCACGCTCGGCAACGGCGGCAGTACTGCGCCGTACCCAGCAGGCGGAGCAAGCCTCGGTGAAGTCTTAA